The proteins below are encoded in one region of Balaenoptera acutorostrata chromosome 11, mBalAcu1.1, whole genome shotgun sequence:
- the SSTR3 gene encoding somatostatin receptor type 3 yields the protein MDTPGYPSLVPTPSEPWNASSAWPLDAILGNASAARSAAGLAVSGILIPLVYLVVCVVGLLGNSLVIYVVLRQTASPSVTNIYILNLALADELFMLGLPFLAAQNALSYWPFGSLMCRLVMAVDGINQFTSIFCLTVMSVDRYLAVAHPTRSARWRTAPVARTVSAAVWVASAVVVLPVVVFSGVPRGMSTCHMQWPEPAAAWRAGFIIYTAALGFFGPLLVICLCYLLIVVKVRSAGRRVWAPSCQRRRHSERRVTRMVVAVVALFVLCWMPFYVLNIINVVCPLPEEPAFFGLYFLVVALPYANSCANPILYGFLSYRFKQGFRRVLLRPSRRVRNQEPPLGPPEKTEEEEDEEEDGGGEDGQEGAGKHEELKEMNGRVNRITQPGPSGQEQPPSGPTRKERQFLPQEPSAAEKSGTLHISYL from the coding sequence ATGGACACCCCTGGCTATCCTTCACTGGTGCCCACGCCCTCGGAACCCTGGAACGCCTCTTCGGCTTGGCCCCTGGATGCCATCCTTGGAAACGCGTCCGCAGCACGGAGTGCAGCAGGGCTGGCTGTCAGCGGCATTCTGATCCCACTGGTCTACCTGGTGGTGTGCGTGGTGGGCCTGCTGGGCAACTCACTGGTCATCTACGTGGTCCTGCGACAGACGGCCAGCCCGTCGGTCACCAATATCTACATCCTCAACCTGGCGCTGGCTGACGAGCTTTTCATGCTGGGGCTGCCCTTCCTGGCCGCCCAGAACGCCCTGTCCTACTGGCCCTTCGGGTCCCTCATGTGCCGCCTGGTCATGGCTGTGGACGGCATCAACCAGTTCACCAGCATCTTCTGTCTCACTGTCATGAGCGTGGACCGCTACTTGGCGGTAGCGCATCCCACCCGCTCAGCCCGCTGGCGCACGGCGCCCGTGGCCCGCACAGTCAGCGCGGCCGTCTGGGTGGCCTCAGCCGTGGTAGTGCTGCCCGTGGTGGTCTTCTCTGGCGTGCCCCGTGGCATGAGCACCTGCCACATGCAGTGGCCCGAGCCGGCGGCGGCCTGGCGGGCTGGCTTCATCATCTACACGGCCGCACTGGGCTTCTTTGGGCCGCTGCTGGTCATTTGCCTCTGCTACCTGCTCATCGTGGTCAAGGTGCGCTCAGCTGGGCGGCGGGTGTGGGCACCCTCGTGCCAGCGGCGGCGGCATTCTGAGCGCAGGGTCACGCGCATGGTGGTGGCCGTGGTGGCCCTCTTTGTCCTCTGCTGGATGCCCTTTTatgtgctcaacatcatcaaCGTGGTGTGCCCGCTGCCCGAGGAACCCGCCTTCTTCGGCCTCTACTTCCTGGTGGTGGCACTGCCCTACGCCAACAGCTGTGCCAACCCCATCCTTTACGGCTTCCTCTCCTACCGCTTCAAGCAGGGCTTCCGCAGGGTCCTGCTGCGGCCCTCCCGCCGTGTGCGCAACCAGGAGCCTCCCCTGGGGCCtccagagaagacagaggaagaggaggatgaggaagaggatggaggtggggaggatgggcaggagggagcagggaaGCATGAGGAGCTGAAGGAGATGAATGGCCGGGTCAACCGGATCACACAGCCGGGTCCCAGCGGACAGGAGCAGCCTCCCAGCGGCCCCACCAGAAAGGAGCGTCAGTTCCTACCCCAAGAACCCTCAGCTGCGGAGAAGTCAGGCACCCTGCACATCAGCTATCTGTAA